The following coding sequences are from one Vicugna pacos chromosome 19, VicPac4, whole genome shotgun sequence window:
- the GZF1 gene encoding GDNF-inducible zinc finger protein 1 isoform X1, translated as MESGAVLLESKSSPFNLLREMHQLRLLGHLCDVTVSVEYQGVREEFMAHKAVLAATSKFFKEVFLNEKTVDGARTNVYLDEVQVADFASFLEFVYTAKVQVEEDRVPRMLEMADRLKCLDLSETCFQLKKQMLESVLLELQNFSESQEAEGSGGSLVTAATVPDPREGVAVDGPLANGLAGSPDPPSERVSSGVPPGTCPRKPKDKPDKRREAAKPPYPKVRRASGRLAGRKVFVEIPKKKYTRRLREQQKGVEEAGEDPGCPRDPSPDTVATEKELVTKDEDGSAGAEAEGELPRAGPGEEEEEEEEDGAAVGARRSGFQCTVCEKAFLYEKSFLKHVRHHHGVATEVVHRCDTCGQTFANRCNLRGHQRHVHSSERHFPCELCGKKFKRKKDVKRHVVQVHEGGGERHQCQQCGKGLSSKTALRLHERTHTGHKPYGCTECQARFSQPSALKTHMRIHTGEKPFVCDECGARFTQNHMLIYHKRCHTGERPFMCETCGKSFASKEYLKHHNRIHTGSKPFKCEVCFRTFAQRNSLYQHIKVHTGERPYCCDQCGKQFTQLNALQRHHRIHTGEKPFMCNACGRTFTDKSTLRRHTSVHDRNTPWKSFLVIVDGSPKQDEGHKAERPDGEHAPPPLPGTLLSFAENGRFHNLAAVQGSAPAVAEDGPAEPACKSDAAVGPQAALLAAAVGGLGELTPQPDAGPTQLRALTDGE; from the exons ATGGAAAGTGGTGCGGTTCTGCTGGAATCCAAGTCCTCACCCTTTAACCTTCTGCGTGAGATGCACCAGCTCCGCCTTCTGGGTCACCTGTGCGACGTGACTGTCAGCGTGGAGTACCAGGGTGTCCGTGAGGAATTCATGGCCCACAAGGCAGTGCTGGCTGCCACCAGCAAGTTTTTTAAGGAAGTGTTCCTTAACGAGAAGACTGTGGATGGTGCCAGGACTAATGTCTACTTAGACGAAGTGCAGGTTGCTGACTTTGCTTCTTTTCTTGAGTTTGTCTACACCGCAAAGGTGCAGGTGGAGGAAGACCGGGTGCCGCGAATGCTGGAGATGGCCGACAGGCTGAAGTGCTTGGACTTGTCCGAAACTTGCTTTCAGTTGAAGAAACAAATGTTAGAGTCTGTACTTCTGGAGTTGCAGAATTTCTCGGAGTCTCAGGAGGCAGAAGGGAGCGGTGGCTCCCTGGTCACTGCTGCCACCGTCCCCGACCCTCGGGAAGGGGTGGCTGTGGATGGCCCTCTCGCCAACGGCCTGGCAGGCTCCCCAGATCCCCCGAGCGAGAGGGTGAGCAGTGGCGTGCCGCCAGGCACGTGCCCGAGGAAACCCAAGGACAAGCCGGACAAGAGAAGAGAGGCCGCCAAGCCTCCCTACCCTAAGGTCAGGAGGGCGAGCGGGAGGCTGGCTGGGAGAAAGGTGTTTGTGGAAATCCCTAAAAAGAAGTATACCCGGAGGCTCCGCGAGCAGCAGAAGGGAGTGGAGGAGGCCGGGGAGGACCCCGGGTGCCCCCGAGACCCCAGCCCGGACACCGTGGCGACAGAGAAGGAGCTGGTGACCAAAGACGAGGACGGCAGTGCTGGGGCGGAGGCTGAGGGAGAGCTGCCGAGGGCGGGGCccggggaggaggaagaggaggaggaggaggacggggccgcggtgggggCGAGGAGGAGCGGCTTCCAGTGCACCGTCTGCGAGAAGGCCTTCCTGTACGAGAAGAGCTTCCTGAAGCACGTGCGGCACCACCACGGCGTGGCCACCGAGGTGGTCCACCGCTGCGACACCTGCGGCCAGACCTTCGCCAACCGCTGCAACCTGCGGGGCCATCAGCGCCACGTGCACAGCAGTGAGCGCCACTTCCCCTGCGAGCTGTGCGGGAAGAAGTTCAAGCGGAAGAAGGACGTGAAGCGGCACGTGGTGCAGGTGCACGAGGGCGGCGGCGAGCGGCACCAGTGCCAGCAGTGCGGGAAGGGCCTGAGCTCCAAGACAGCACTGCGGCTGCACGAGCGCACGCACACGGGCCACAAGCCCTACGGCTGCACCGAGTGCCAGGCCAGGTTCTCGCAGCCCTCGGCTCTGAAGACCCACATGAG GATTCACACAGGGGAGAAGCCTTTTGTCTGCGACGAGTGTGGCGCGAGATTCACTCAGAACCACATGCTGATTTATCACAAAAGGTGTCACACAG GTGAAAGACCTTTTATGTGTGAGACGTGTGGCAAGAGTTTCGCTTCCAAGGAGTATTTAAAACACCACAATAGAATCCATACTGGGTCCAAACCCTTTAAATGTGAAGTTTGTTTCAGGACTTTTGCGCAGCGGAACTCACTTTACCAACACATTAAAGTCCATACAG GGGAGCGTCCCTACTGCTGCGACCAGTGCGGGAAGCAGTTCACGCAGCTCAACGCCCTCCAGCGGCACCACCGCATCCACACGGGGGAGAAGCCATTCATGTGCAACGCGTGCGGACGGACGTTCACCGACAAGTCCACGCTGCGGCGGCACACCTCG GTCCATGATAGGAATACCCCATGGAAGTCTTTCCTTGTCATTGTAGATGGCTCCCCCAAGCAGGACGAGGGGCACAAGGCCGAGCGGCCCGACGGAGAGCACGCGCCGCCCCCGCTCCCGGGCACGCTGCTGTCTTTCGCGGAAAATGGCCGCTTCCACAACCTGGCCGCCGTCCAGGGCAGCGCACCTGCCGTGGCCGAGGACGGGCCTGCGGAGCCGGCCTGCAAGTCGGACGCGGCCGTGGGCCCCCAGGCCGCACTGCTGGCCGCCGCCGTCGGCGGGCTCGGTGAGCTGACGCCCCAGCCGGACGCGGGGCCCACCCAGCTGCGCGCTCTGACCGACGGGGAGTAG
- the NXT1 gene encoding NTF2-related export protein 1, with the protein MASVDFKTYVDQACRAAEEFVNVYYSTMDKRRRLLSRLYLGTATLVWNGNAVSGQESLSEFFEMLPSSEFQINVVDCQPVHDEATPSQTTVLVVICGTVKFEGNKQRDFNQNFILTAQASPGNTVWKIASDCFRFQDWAC; encoded by the coding sequence ATGGCGTCCGTGGACTTCAAGACCTACGTGGACCAGGCCTGCCGCGCGGCGGAGGAGTTCGTGAACGTGTACTACAGCACTATGGACAAGCGGCGGCGCCTGCTGTCCCGCCTGTACTTGGGCACGGCCACCCTGGTGTGGAACGGGAACGCCGTCTCTGGACAGGAGTCCTTGAGTGAGTTTTTTGAGATGCTGCCTTCCAGCGAGTTCCAGATCAACGTGGTGGACTGCCAGCCCGTTCACGACGAAGCCACCCCGAGCCAGACCACCGTCCTTGTGGTGATCTGTGGGACGGTGAAATTCGAGGGCAACAAACAGCGGGACTTCAACCAGAACTTCATTCTGACCGCCCAGGCCTCGCCAGGCAACACGGTGTGGAAGATCGCCAGTGACTGCTTCCGCTTCCAGGACTGGGCGTGCTAG
- the GZF1 gene encoding GDNF-inducible zinc finger protein 1 isoform X2 — MESGAVLLESKSSPFNLLREMHQLRLLGHLCDVTVSVEYQGVREEFMAHKAVLAATSKFFKEVFLNEKTVDGARTNVYLDEVQVADFASFLEFVYTAKVQVEEDRVPRMLEMADRLKCLDLSETCFQLKKQMLESVLLELQNFSESQEAEGSGGSLVTAATVPDPREGVAVDGPLANGLAGSPDPPSERVSSGVPPGTCPRKPKDKPDKRREAAKPPYPKVRRASGRLAGRKVFVEIPKKKYTRRLREQQKGVEEAGEDPGCPRDPSPDTVATEKELVTKDEDGSAGAEAEGELPRAGPGEEEEEEEEDGAAVGARRSGFQCTVCEKAFLYEKSFLKHVRHHHGVATEVVHRCDTCGQTFANRCNLRGHQRHVHSSERHFPCELCGKKFKRKKDVKRHVVQVHEGGGERHQCQQCGKGLSSKTALRLHERTHTGHKPYGCTECQARFSQPSALKTHMRIHTGEKPFVCDECGARFTQNHMLIYHKRCHTGERPFMCETCGKSFASKEYLKHHNRIHTGSKPFKCEVCFRTFAQRNSLYQHIKVHTGERPYCCDQCGKQFTQLNALQRHHRIHTGEKPFMCNACGRTFTDKSTLRRHTSMAPPSRTRGTRPSGPTESTRRPRSRARCCLSRKMAASTTWPPSRAAHLPWPRTGLRSRPASRTRPWAPRPHCWPPPSAGSVS, encoded by the exons ATGGAAAGTGGTGCGGTTCTGCTGGAATCCAAGTCCTCACCCTTTAACCTTCTGCGTGAGATGCACCAGCTCCGCCTTCTGGGTCACCTGTGCGACGTGACTGTCAGCGTGGAGTACCAGGGTGTCCGTGAGGAATTCATGGCCCACAAGGCAGTGCTGGCTGCCACCAGCAAGTTTTTTAAGGAAGTGTTCCTTAACGAGAAGACTGTGGATGGTGCCAGGACTAATGTCTACTTAGACGAAGTGCAGGTTGCTGACTTTGCTTCTTTTCTTGAGTTTGTCTACACCGCAAAGGTGCAGGTGGAGGAAGACCGGGTGCCGCGAATGCTGGAGATGGCCGACAGGCTGAAGTGCTTGGACTTGTCCGAAACTTGCTTTCAGTTGAAGAAACAAATGTTAGAGTCTGTACTTCTGGAGTTGCAGAATTTCTCGGAGTCTCAGGAGGCAGAAGGGAGCGGTGGCTCCCTGGTCACTGCTGCCACCGTCCCCGACCCTCGGGAAGGGGTGGCTGTGGATGGCCCTCTCGCCAACGGCCTGGCAGGCTCCCCAGATCCCCCGAGCGAGAGGGTGAGCAGTGGCGTGCCGCCAGGCACGTGCCCGAGGAAACCCAAGGACAAGCCGGACAAGAGAAGAGAGGCCGCCAAGCCTCCCTACCCTAAGGTCAGGAGGGCGAGCGGGAGGCTGGCTGGGAGAAAGGTGTTTGTGGAAATCCCTAAAAAGAAGTATACCCGGAGGCTCCGCGAGCAGCAGAAGGGAGTGGAGGAGGCCGGGGAGGACCCCGGGTGCCCCCGAGACCCCAGCCCGGACACCGTGGCGACAGAGAAGGAGCTGGTGACCAAAGACGAGGACGGCAGTGCTGGGGCGGAGGCTGAGGGAGAGCTGCCGAGGGCGGGGCccggggaggaggaagaggaggaggaggaggacggggccgcggtgggggCGAGGAGGAGCGGCTTCCAGTGCACCGTCTGCGAGAAGGCCTTCCTGTACGAGAAGAGCTTCCTGAAGCACGTGCGGCACCACCACGGCGTGGCCACCGAGGTGGTCCACCGCTGCGACACCTGCGGCCAGACCTTCGCCAACCGCTGCAACCTGCGGGGCCATCAGCGCCACGTGCACAGCAGTGAGCGCCACTTCCCCTGCGAGCTGTGCGGGAAGAAGTTCAAGCGGAAGAAGGACGTGAAGCGGCACGTGGTGCAGGTGCACGAGGGCGGCGGCGAGCGGCACCAGTGCCAGCAGTGCGGGAAGGGCCTGAGCTCCAAGACAGCACTGCGGCTGCACGAGCGCACGCACACGGGCCACAAGCCCTACGGCTGCACCGAGTGCCAGGCCAGGTTCTCGCAGCCCTCGGCTCTGAAGACCCACATGAG GATTCACACAGGGGAGAAGCCTTTTGTCTGCGACGAGTGTGGCGCGAGATTCACTCAGAACCACATGCTGATTTATCACAAAAGGTGTCACACAG GTGAAAGACCTTTTATGTGTGAGACGTGTGGCAAGAGTTTCGCTTCCAAGGAGTATTTAAAACACCACAATAGAATCCATACTGGGTCCAAACCCTTTAAATGTGAAGTTTGTTTCAGGACTTTTGCGCAGCGGAACTCACTTTACCAACACATTAAAGTCCATACAG GGGAGCGTCCCTACTGCTGCGACCAGTGCGGGAAGCAGTTCACGCAGCTCAACGCCCTCCAGCGGCACCACCGCATCCACACGGGGGAGAAGCCATTCATGTGCAACGCGTGCGGACGGACGTTCACCGACAAGTCCACGCTGCGGCGGCACACCTCG ATGGCTCCCCCAAGCAGGACGAGGGGCACAAGGCCGAGCGGCCCGACGGAGAGCACGCGCCGCCCCCGCTCCCGGGCACGCTGCTGTCTTTCGCGGAAAATGGCCGCTTCCACAACCTGGCCGCCGTCCAGGGCAGCGCACCTGCCGTGGCCGAGGACGGGCCTGCGGAGCCGGCCTGCAAGTCGGACGCGGCCGTGGGCCCCCAGGCCGCACTGCTGGCCGCCGCCGTCGGCGGGCTCGGTGAGCTGA